In Candidatus Saccharibacteria bacterium, a genomic segment contains:
- a CDS encoding alpha/beta hydrolase, translated as MRPRIYVVHGWAYDLSKWEKLMTYLKSKDVEPTMLKVPGLTAPSKEIWDLQKYTDWLKDQTKSAKQPFVLVGHSNGGRICANFVIQNPERVRQLILIDSAGVHHDQATLKLRLRMFKAAAKAGKKITRSPKLKKLLYKASRAHDYERAPENMKQTMVNLQRDNKNLHFEEVRVPTTIIWGEDDKLTPLSDGKQIHEQIKGSKLQVIKEGRHSPFYTNPEIVGDTILELLR; from the coding sequence ATGAGGCCAAGAATCTATGTTGTCCACGGCTGGGCTTATGACCTTAGTAAGTGGGAAAAGCTTATGACGTATCTGAAAAGCAAGGATGTTGAGCCCACCATGCTAAAAGTTCCTGGCCTCACTGCTCCATCTAAAGAGATTTGGGACTTGCAGAAGTATACTGATTGGCTGAAAGATCAAACCAAGTCAGCCAAGCAGCCATTTGTATTAGTCGGTCACTCCAATGGTGGCCGTATATGCGCCAATTTTGTAATCCAAAATCCTGAGCGAGTTAGACAACTCATATTAATAGATAGTGCTGGCGTACACCACGATCAAGCAACTCTAAAACTGCGCCTGCGAATGTTTAAAGCTGCTGCCAAAGCCGGCAAGAAGATTACTCGCTCACCCAAGCTAAAAAAACTACTATACAAAGCCAGCCGAGCTCATGATTACGAACGTGCGCCAGAAAACATGAAGCAGACCATGGTTAACCTGCAGCGTGACAATAAGAATCTGCATTTTGAAGAAGTAAGAGTGCCCACAACCATTATTTGGGGTGAAGACGACAAGTTAACCCCTTTGAGTGATGGTAAACAAATTCATGAGCAGATCAAGGGCTCAAAGCTCCAAGTGATTAAAGAGGGCCGACACTCACCGTTCTATACCAACCCAGAAATTGTTGGCGATACCATTCTGGAGTTGTTGAGGTGA
- a CDS encoding phosphoribosylglycinamide formyltransferase, which produces MSKYQPKFAVLVSGSGTLADAILKAGLPVKLMVADQPCKAVDKVAPKHEVKAVVVSRQDYGYIPKKAKLDRKAFTKAVAEVLHKNKVDGAILAGWDTILDASFFTPKNFYGRVLNSHPALLPAYKGIGHAVPPQIKDKVKVSGTTIHVASADVDGQPYLFQEEVKVLRGDTVDSLHERIKVVERRLWLQAVWQWSSLIKANPNFRWPVVKP; this is translated from the coding sequence CCATATTAAAAGCCGGATTGCCAGTTAAGCTTATGGTTGCCGATCAGCCGTGCAAGGCAGTTGATAAAGTTGCGCCAAAACACGAAGTTAAGGCTGTTGTAGTGAGCCGGCAAGATTATGGTTACATACCTAAAAAAGCCAAACTGGACCGCAAAGCATTCACTAAGGCGGTTGCTGAAGTTTTGCATAAAAATAAGGTAGACGGGGCTATATTGGCGGGTTGGGATACAATTCTTGATGCCTCTTTCTTTACTCCAAAAAACTTTTACGGCAGAGTACTCAACAGCCATCCGGCATTATTGCCAGCTTATAAGGGCATAGGCCATGCAGTGCCCCCACAAATTAAGGACAAAGTTAAAGTTTCGGGCACCACTATTCACGTAGCTAGTGCCGATGTCGATGGCCAGCCCTATTTGTTTCAAGAAGAGGTTAAAGTTTTGCGTGGTGATACCGTCGATAGTTTGCACGAAAGAATCAAGGTGGTCGAGCGTAGGCTGTGGCTGCAAGCCGTTTGGCAATGGTCTAGTCTGATCAAAGCTAATCCTAACTTTCGCTGGCCTGTCGTTAAGCCTTAA
- a CDS encoding peptidoglycan bridge formation glycyltransferase FemA/FemB family protein, translating into MPAITIKTIEEEKVWEAFLAKHPEANFLQSWYWGEFNKSLGKNIHRLGYFEGSKLAGVMLSVTEAARRGRYMAVAGGPILDWHNQNLVRIWAESLRQLINDQKCVFVRVRPQLISNDFAKTIFAQAGFRPSPMHLSAELTSQLDLSKSEDEIMADMRQQTRYEIRKAIKQCVKVSQSSSPQDLKAFYDLQMETAKRQGFVPFSYDFLEKQFRTFAEHDMAKLYSAHRDGKLLAQAFVIFYGEEAAYHYGASTLEGRKYPGAPLIQWQAIREAKKRGMSRYNFWGVAPAGEASHRFHGVSVFKRGFGGEDVEYLHAQDLVVNKTKYALNLAVEVARKKIRHV; encoded by the coding sequence ATGCCAGCAATAACAATTAAAACAATTGAAGAAGAGAAAGTTTGGGAGGCTTTTTTAGCTAAGCACCCTGAGGCTAATTTTTTACAATCGTGGTATTGGGGTGAATTTAACAAATCTCTAGGCAAAAATATACATCGCCTAGGCTACTTTGAAGGAAGTAAGCTGGCAGGTGTGATGTTGAGTGTAACCGAAGCGGCTCGGCGTGGACGCTATATGGCGGTTGCTGGTGGGCCAATATTAGATTGGCACAACCAAAACCTGGTGAGGATCTGGGCTGAATCTCTGCGGCAGCTGATTAACGATCAAAAGTGTGTATTTGTCCGGGTTCGACCGCAGTTAATCAGCAATGACTTTGCGAAAACTATCTTTGCTCAAGCCGGCTTTCGGCCGAGTCCAATGCACCTCTCAGCCGAGTTAACCAGCCAACTTGATCTTAGCAAATCCGAAGATGAAATTATGGCAGATATGCGTCAGCAAACCCGCTATGAGATTCGCAAAGCCATCAAGCAATGTGTAAAAGTTAGCCAGTCATCGAGTCCTCAAGATCTTAAGGCCTTTTATGATCTACAGATGGAGACGGCCAAGCGCCAGGGTTTTGTGCCGTTTAGCTATGACTTTCTAGAGAAGCAATTCAGGACCTTTGCCGAGCACGACATGGCTAAACTCTATAGCGCACATCGCGACGGCAAGTTGTTGGCCCAAGCATTTGTGATATTTTATGGGGAAGAGGCTGCTTATCATTATGGTGCCAGCACTCTTGAAGGCCGCAAGTATCCTGGCGCACCGCTTATTCAGTGGCAGGCTATTCGTGAGGCCAAAAAGCGCGGCATGAGTCGCTATAACTTCTGGGGGGTAGCGCCGGCGGGCGAGGCTAGCCACAGATTCCATGGGGTATCGGTCTTCAAGCGCGGCTTTGGTGGTGAAGATGTCGAGTATTTGCACGCCCAAGACTTAGTGGTTAACAAAACTAAGTACGCTTTGAATCTGGCTGTGGAAGTTGCCCGCAAAAAAATCCGACATGTTTAA
- a CDS encoding class I tRNA ligase family protein, producing the protein MKKYDPKSIEPKWQKIWQDTGIYSVDLASKNPKFYGFGMFNYPSGAGIHVGHVRNYTISDVITRFKRQQGHASYQPVGWDSFGLPAENFAIKTGVSPQESTKKAIAKYQKQYRAMGWAVDWSKEINTTDPEYYKWTQWIFTKLFEHKLAYQKESAQWWCDQCKTVLADEQVINGKCWRHDGPDDPLVTKKNLKQWFFKITDYADEMLKATDDLNWTQSVKASQKSWIGRSQGVLVKFPIEDSSKTIEAYTTRIDTIYSGTFIVLAPENPLIKELSTNDKQAEVEQYTKQAVVKTDVDRQEAKEKTGVFTGSYATNPASGERMPIWVADFVLGGYGTGAVFGDGHDERDVEFAMKHKIPLKTSVEPVTGSEQKEPKEKGKIVALVENAKGEVLTINWGPKLGGRLLVGGTVEEGEDPVKTAKREVAEETGYADLELIEIGDETIHHHYYAHSKKQATIAHTKAVHFRLKSDNRQSQQLEDNEKDKFKVEWISKDKAETEVVDPLHRYVYDKFVARMVFTGDGVLYNSDQFDGMSSVQAREKITEFLSKKGLAKPEVQYKMRDWLISRQRYWGAPIPIIHCEEHGAVAVPEKDLPVLLPEIKDYQPTGGNVSVLAGVEGWVNAPCPTCGKMGKRETDTMDGYVCSSWYFLRYLSPHDDTQAWDPALTKKWMPVDFYNGGDHATAHLLYARFFTRFFHKLGLVDSPEPFDKMVYNGKIKAPDGSAFSKSKGNGVDPLEVIEQNGADALRLYEMFAAPVEQDVLWDPQGVPGAYRFLSRVWSLTQAYMAAEGNKTEPIAGTAITRSAHKSIKKVTQDIGGEKFNTAIAAIMEATNEYYKHKSDYSVQKSPEWTLAIESLLQILAPFVPHIAEELWEQLGRTESIHLQSWPKYDPELVKDDVVTIVVQVNGKLRGEFVVEAGADAKAIETEARIKNDELSWTSGAEIVKAVVVPGRLVNFVTKQ; encoded by the coding sequence ATGAAAAAATACGATCCTAAGTCAATCGAGCCGAAATGGCAAAAAATCTGGCAAGACACAGGCATTTATTCTGTCGACCTAGCCAGCAAAAATCCTAAGTTTTATGGCTTTGGTATGTTTAATTACCCAAGCGGCGCTGGTATACATGTTGGGCACGTACGCAATTACACGATTTCTGATGTAATAACTCGATTTAAGCGACAACAAGGCCATGCCTCGTATCAGCCAGTAGGTTGGGACTCATTTGGCTTGCCAGCCGAGAACTTTGCTATCAAGACGGGAGTTTCACCCCAAGAATCTACCAAAAAAGCTATCGCTAAATACCAAAAGCAATATCGAGCCATGGGCTGGGCGGTCGACTGGAGCAAAGAGATCAACACGACCGACCCTGAGTATTACAAATGGACGCAATGGATCTTTACCAAGCTGTTTGAGCACAAGCTTGCTTATCAAAAAGAAAGTGCTCAATGGTGGTGCGATCAGTGCAAGACTGTTTTAGCAGACGAACAGGTAATAAATGGCAAGTGTTGGCGTCATGACGGTCCGGATGATCCACTAGTAACCAAAAAGAACTTAAAGCAGTGGTTTTTTAAGATTACTGATTATGCCGATGAGATGCTCAAGGCCACAGATGATCTTAACTGGACCCAGTCGGTCAAAGCTTCGCAAAAAAGCTGGATTGGTCGTAGCCAAGGTGTTTTGGTTAAGTTTCCGATTGAGGATTCAAGCAAGACCATTGAAGCCTACACTACTCGAATAGACACAATCTACAGCGGCACGTTTATAGTGTTGGCACCTGAGAACCCACTAATCAAAGAGCTGTCTACAAATGACAAGCAAGCCGAGGTTGAACAATACACCAAGCAGGCTGTGGTTAAGACCGACGTTGACCGTCAAGAGGCCAAAGAAAAGACCGGTGTTTTTACTGGTAGTTATGCAACCAACCCGGCCAGTGGTGAAAGAATGCCGATTTGGGTAGCTGACTTTGTGTTGGGTGGCTATGGCACAGGCGCGGTTTTTGGTGATGGCCACGATGAACGCGATGTGGAATTCGCTATGAAGCATAAGATTCCACTCAAGACCTCGGTTGAGCCTGTAACTGGCAGTGAACAAAAAGAGCCTAAAGAAAAGGGCAAGATTGTGGCCTTGGTGGAAAATGCTAAGGGCGAAGTTTTGACCATAAACTGGGGTCCAAAGCTTGGCGGGCGCTTACTGGTTGGCGGTACGGTCGAAGAGGGTGAAGATCCGGTTAAAACCGCCAAGCGCGAAGTAGCTGAAGAGACTGGTTACGCAGACTTAGAGCTGATAGAGATAGGTGACGAAACAATTCACCACCACTACTATGCGCATTCCAAAAAGCAGGCCACAATTGCCCACACTAAGGCTGTCCATTTCCGATTAAAGAGCGATAATCGCCAAAGCCAACAGCTCGAAGATAATGAAAAAGATAAGTTTAAGGTTGAATGGATCAGCAAAGACAAAGCCGAAACAGAGGTGGTTGATCCCCTGCATCGCTACGTATATGACAAGTTTGTTGCCCGCATGGTATTTACTGGCGATGGGGTGCTTTACAACTCTGACCAATTTGACGGCATGAGTTCGGTCCAAGCCCGAGAAAAGATTACTGAATTCTTGAGCAAAAAAGGGCTGGCTAAACCAGAAGTGCAATACAAGATGCGCGATTGGCTGATTAGCCGTCAGCGGTATTGGGGAGCACCAATTCCAATTATTCACTGCGAAGAACACGGTGCAGTAGCAGTCCCTGAAAAAGATTTGCCAGTGTTGCTGCCCGAAATAAAGGACTACCAGCCTACCGGCGGGAATGTATCGGTACTGGCGGGCGTAGAAGGCTGGGTAAATGCTCCCTGTCCGACATGTGGAAAGATGGGTAAGCGCGAGACCGACACCATGGATGGCTACGTTTGCTCTAGCTGGTACTTCTTGCGTTACTTGAGTCCACACGACGATACTCAAGCCTGGGACCCAGCACTTACAAAAAAATGGATGCCCGTAGATTTTTACAATGGCGGCGATCATGCTACGGCTCATTTGCTGTATGCACGATTCTTCACAAGGTTTTTCCACAAACTTGGCTTAGTGGACAGCCCCGAGCCATTCGACAAGATGGTCTACAATGGCAAAATCAAAGCCCCGGACGGCTCGGCCTTTAGTAAAAGCAAAGGCAATGGTGTTGATCCATTGGAGGTGATTGAGCAAAACGGTGCCGATGCTTTACGGCTGTACGAAATGTTTGCTGCCCCTGTTGAGCAAGATGTACTTTGGGATCCACAAGGTGTACCCGGTGCATATCGTTTCTTGAGTCGAGTCTGGAGCTTGACCCAGGCTTACATGGCAGCGGAAGGTAACAAAACTGAACCTATAGCCGGCACTGCCATTACAAGGTCTGCTCACAAATCAATCAAAAAAGTTACTCAAGATATTGGGGGCGAAAAGTTCAACACCGCCATAGCTGCAATTATGGAGGCGACCAATGAGTATTATAAACACAAGAGTGATTATAGTGTGCAAAAGTCGCCAGAGTGGACGCTTGCAATAGAGAGCTTGCTGCAAATCCTTGCGCCGTTTGTACCTCACATAGCCGAGGAGTTGTGGGAGCAGCTTGGCCGCACCGAGAGCATCCATTTGCAGTCTTGGCCCAAGTACGATCCAGAATTAGTAAAAGATGACGTGGTTACAATTGTAGTGCAGGTAAATGGCAAACTACGCGGGGAGTTTGTGGTTGAGGCTGGCGCTGATGCCAAAGCCATTGAAACTGAGGCCCGCATTAAGAATGACGAACTTAGCTGGACTAGTGGTGCCGAGATTGTAAAAGCTGTAGTTGTGCCAGGTCGATTAGTTAACTTTGTGACCAAGCAATGA
- a CDS encoding DegT/DnrJ/EryC1/StrS aminotransferase family protein yields the protein MSIFNSLGSNYSASEIWRAFFGIGSKTATQELTGELEKTYAGKALLTYKGREALQLAVKLSDLPKGSAVAINGFTCYAVYRAVTYAGCEAEFVDIEPGGLQFSATQLEQAVSKNAKVKAVIIQNTLGVPCDIAGIEKVCKEHGLVLIEDLAHGVKTKYADGREVGTVGDFAMLSFGRDKLIDAVSGGALVVRTGKYQKLDQFRLSKPPASARMRDCLYPILTWKVRVFYGIFGIGKLLHSLFKKLGLLSRSVDAEYYEGHAISAWQARLALNQFKDLSSELSRRQNLAKVYADNFDSSVQLLASSKLAKSSCLRFPAVVKDRDKVFAELAKQCIYITDTWYDTPIAPPRYMSATTYKTGQCPNAEKLCRQIINLPTHRQITPGLAQKISEVINQCQQ from the coding sequence GTGAGCATTTTCAACTCCCTGGGCTCAAATTATAGTGCCTCAGAAATCTGGCGGGCTTTCTTTGGGATTGGTTCTAAAACGGCCACACAAGAACTCACAGGCGAACTCGAAAAAACCTATGCTGGTAAGGCGCTACTGACATACAAAGGTCGCGAGGCTTTGCAGCTAGCAGTCAAATTAAGCGATCTACCGAAAGGCTCAGCAGTTGCAATTAATGGCTTTACTTGCTATGCGGTCTATCGAGCAGTGACTTATGCCGGGTGCGAAGCGGAGTTTGTCGACATAGAGCCTGGCGGACTACAATTCTCTGCAACTCAACTTGAGCAAGCTGTTAGTAAGAATGCAAAAGTTAAGGCGGTGATCATTCAAAATACTCTTGGCGTGCCGTGCGATATTGCCGGTATCGAAAAAGTTTGTAAAGAGCACGGGCTTGTTTTGATCGAAGATTTGGCCCACGGTGTTAAAACCAAATATGCCGATGGGCGCGAAGTCGGCACTGTTGGTGATTTTGCCATGCTCAGCTTTGGCCGCGATAAGCTGATCGATGCGGTGTCGGGCGGGGCACTCGTGGTTCGCACCGGCAAATACCAAAAGCTAGATCAATTTAGGCTGTCTAAGCCGCCAGCCTCAGCCCGCATGCGCGACTGCTTGTACCCAATACTAACTTGGAAAGTCCGAGTTTTTTATGGCATTTTTGGCATAGGAAAACTCTTGCACAGTTTGTTCAAGAAACTTGGTCTGCTTTCGCGCTCGGTCGACGCCGAATACTACGAGGGTCATGCTATTTCTGCATGGCAGGCCAGGCTCGCCCTAAACCAGTTCAAAGACTTGTCCTCGGAACTGAGCCGACGTCAGAATTTGGCCAAGGTCTATGCAGATAATTTTGATAGTTCAGTACAACTTCTGGCCTCGAGTAAACTTGCTAAATCGTCATGCTTGCGCTTCCCAGCAGTCGTTAAGGATCGCGATAAGGTTTTTGCCGAGCTGGCCAAACAATGCATATATATAACTGATACATGGTACGACACACCAATCGCACCACCTCGCTATATGAGCGCAACTACCTACAAAACCGGCCAATGCCCCAATGCCGAGAAGCTGTGCAGACAAATTATTAATCTGCCAACTCACAGACAGATAACTCCCGGCCTGGCTCAGAAAATAAGCGAAGTTATAAACCAATGCCAGCAATAA